In a single window of the Nicotiana tomentosiformis chromosome 8, ASM39032v3, whole genome shotgun sequence genome:
- the LOC138897076 gene encoding uncharacterized protein gives MIVAGFTGQLRGWWDNYLTLEERAMVINATASDEGVDNLGMALVANREDAVYTLILTILEHFNESDYYYSESESKAEIDLLDLSDSDKNIDNTCTTYKGMMQIITAHKWYIKCTILIDNSFAITNIVMIDSGADVSCIQEDPVTRDINALIDMKQKHIDSLQLELFSMNIFDTLNSTKVQEKIKLISENIAIDICAEHPSAFWNRKKYIVTLPYEDNFSEDDIPTKSRPCQMNAELVEFCKKEIDNLLQKGLIKPSKSPWSCTAFYVNNAAEKERGWNPPGVGEEVEVGEDHLHSPEEDHHLQDRHTDPHQTPQLYKWEENV, from the exons atgattgttgcaggttttactggccaacttcgtggctggtgggacaattatttgacTCTAGAAgaaagggcaatggttattaatgcTACAGCCTCtgacgaaggagttgataacttaggcatggccctagtggcaaatagagaagatgccgtttacacccttattcttactatattagaacacttcaacg aatctgattattattattctgagtcagaatccAAAGCTGAAATAGATCTACTTGATTTATCTGacagtgataaaaatattgataatacttgtacaacttacaaag gaatgatgcaaattattactgctcataaatggtatatcaaatgtactattctcattgataatagttttgCTATTACAAATATTgtcatgattgatagtggagcagatgttagctgcattcaagaag atccagtaactagagatattaatgctttaattgatatgaagcagaaACATATTGATTCTTTGCAGttagaattgtttagtatgaatatatttgatactttgaattctactaaagtacaggaaaagatcaaattgatttccgagaatattgctattgatatttgtgcagaACATCCCAGTGCTTTTTGGAATAGAAAAAAGTATATTGTCACTCTGccttatgaagataatttctctgaggatgatattcctactaaatctcgaccttgtcagatgaacgcgGAATTAGTGGAAttctgcaaaaaagagattgataatttattacaaaagggtttgataaaaccctcaaaatctccttggtcttgcacagctttttatgttaataacgcagctgaaaaggaacgtg gatggaacccccctggggtaggggaagaggtagaggttggggaagatcatctCCACAGTCCAGAGGAAGAtcatcaccttcaggatcgtcatacggatccacatcaaactccccagttatacaaatgggaagaaaacGTTTAa